The following proteins are encoded in a genomic region of Zea mays cultivar B73 chromosome 9, Zm-B73-REFERENCE-NAM-5.0, whole genome shotgun sequence:
- the LOC100272528 gene encoding putative protein kinase superfamily protein encodes MGNCCCGSADAGTKPPGRRPTPTKGTPPKGTTAWAPAPKPKPSDDGSSGAKQREMGGDDDDGAPGPGPVVGRVLQAPRLREFTLAELRAATRGFKPEMVLGEGGFGRVYKGWVDERTLNPAKSNAGVIVAVKKLNPESVQGLQEWQSEVNFLGRLWHPNLVRLLGYCGEDRELLLVYEFMSKGSLENHLFRSRGGNLEALSWSRRLKIATGAARGLAFLHSSEKQVIYRDFKASNILLDSDFTAKLSDFGLAKNGPSAGKSHVTTRIIGTYGYAAPEYVATGHLYVKSDVYGFGVVLLELLTGMRAHDPNRPSHQHNLVEWARPYLSGAGSKLKTLMDQRIDGQYHTKAALRAARLAGKCLTGDPKSRPSMDDVVAALEDIEALQQQAAGGHRDLPPRPGARRSAAVP; translated from the exons ATGGGGAACTGCTGCTGCGGCTCCGCTGACGCCGGCACGAAGCCGCCGGGTCGTCGTCCTACTCCTACCAAAG GAACGCCGCCGAAGGGGACGACGGCATGGGCGCCGgcgccgaagccgaagccgagCGACGACGGCAGCAGCGGGGCGAAGCAGCGAGAGATGggaggcgacgacgacgacggtgctcCGGGCCCGGGCCCGGTCGTCGGGCGGGTCCTGCAAGCGCCGAGGCTGAGGGAGTTCACGCTCGCCGAGCTGCGGGCCGCCACGCGCGGGTTCAAGCCGGAGATGGTGCTCGGGGAGGGCGGCTTCGGCCGGGTCTACAAGGGCTGGGTCGACGAGCGCACGCTCAACCCGGCCAAGAGCAACGCCGGCGTCATCGTCGCCGTCAAGAAGCTCAACCCGGAGAGCGTCCAGGGCCTGCAGGAGTGGCAG TCGGAGGTGAACTTCTTGGGTAGGCTGTGGCATCCCAACCTGGTGAGGCTGCTGGGCTACTGCGGCGAGGACAGGGAGCTGCTCCTGGTGTACGAGTTCATGTCCAAGGGCAGCCTGGAAAACCACCTCTTCAGAA GCCGGGGTGGAAACTTGGAGGCGCTGTCGTGGAGCCGGCGGCTCAAGATCGCCACGGGCGCGGCGCGCGGCCTCGCCTTCCTGCACTCGTCGGAGAAGCAGGTCATCTACAGGGACTTCAAGGCGTCCAACATCCTCCTCGACTCG GATTTCACTGCCAAGCTGTCGGACTTCGGGCTCGCCAAGAACGGGCCCTCCGCCGGGAAGTCGCACGTCACGACCCGGATCATCGGCACCTACGGCTACGCGGCGCCGGAGTACGTCGCCACCG GGCACCTGTACGTGAAGAGCGACGTGTACGGCTTCGGCGTGGTGCTGCTGGAGCTGCTGACGGGGATGCGCGCGCACGACCCGAACCGCCCGAGCCACCAGCACAACCTGGTGGAGTGGGCGCGGCCCTACCTCTCCGGCGCCGGCAGCAAGCTCAAGACCCTCATGGACCAGCGGATCGACGGCCAGTACCACACCAAGGCCGCGCTCCGGGCCGCAAGGCTCGCCGGCAAGTGCCTCACGGGCGACCCCAAGAGCCGGCCCTCCATGGACGACGTCGTCGCCGCGCTCGAGGACATCGAGGCCCTTCAGCAGCAGGCCGCCGGGGGGCACCGGGACCTGCCGCCGCGGCCTGGAGCGCGCCGGTCTGCCGCCGTACCATGA
- the LOC100274297 gene encoding uncharacterized protein LOC100274297: protein MLLEAYRTVTSATNRVQTHSRRCVPAFLVATGIQALQAAAQGRRRRGTAGGAAAASGARGEVSRDAGRGLAPGDWRRGSGCPGVGRWRWEPELGLVKFFHNFRYGPPPLCPDGSEHGVPHSFWS from the coding sequence ATGTTGTTGGAGGCTTACAGGACGGTGACTTCCGCTACAAATAGGGTACAGACTCATTCACGCCGCTGTGTTCCTGCCTTCCTGGTGGCCACGGGAATCCAGGCCTTACAAGCCGCAGCGCAGGGTCGGCGACGGCGAGGGACAGCGGGTGGCGCCGCGGCGGCGTCGGGGGCTCGGGGCGAGGTCTCGCGAGATGCAGGGCGAGGGCTGGCGCCTGGCGACTGGCGACGGGGGTCGGGCTGTCCGGGAGTCGGGAGATGGAGATGGGAGCCGGAGTTGGGCCTCGTTAAATTTTTTCACAATTTTAGGTATGGCCCTCCGCCCCTGTGCCCAGATGGTTCAGAGCATGGTGTGCCTCACTCATTCTGGTCTTGA